From a single Ailuropoda melanoleuca isolate Jingjing chromosome 12, ASM200744v2, whole genome shotgun sequence genomic region:
- the HIPK4 gene encoding homeodomain-interacting protein kinase 4 gives MCTHTRTSAHPPSSSPLFRNVPVLCARGPGLDFLLSRPFTCPAPPEFRYWGGGGGSTCHPTPHSSLGLRSPTTEPEPLSNAGTHSGGPGAPRPKPGGLWGRGVAPGRLAVWPRGLGGAREVGANLEARGTSLVLFPPLGGPRSWWRAGRLRRQSLWGGGGSRAASGGRGTMATIQSETDCYDIIEVLGKGTFGEVAKGWRRSTGEMVAIKILKNDAYRNRIIKNELKLLRCMRGLDPEEAHVIRFLEFFHDALKFYLVFELLEQNLFEFQKENNFAPLPARHIRTVTLQVLRALARLKELAIIHADLKPENIMLVDQTRCPFRVKVIDFGSASIFSEVRYVKEPYIQSRFYRAPEILLGLPFCEKVDVWSLGCVMAELHLGWPLYPGNNEYDQVRYICETQGLPKPHLLHAARKAHHFFKRNPHPDASNPWQLKSSADYLAETKVRPLERRKYMLKSLDQIETVNGGGAASRLTFPDREALAEHADLKSMVELIKRMLTWESHERISPSAALRHPFVSMQQLRSAHETTRYYQLSLRGCRLSLQVEGKPPTPAVAAAEDGPPYYRLAEEEEAVGVGSVVGGRPFFCEEKAPGVQRAIDQLDDLSLQEVGRGLWGETRVDVVPDMLAPLKAAAAGRRVPDSGPEPILAFYGSRLAGRHKARKAPAGSKSDSNFSNLIRLSQASPEDDGPCRGSSWAEGERRGASAEPPTLPQRDGDGPDIKDMTMDADRPGPELFDPSSCPGEWLSEPDWTLEGVRGPRAQGLPPRHTHPHGPARATSFLQHVGGHH, from the exons atgtgcacacacacgcgcacgagCGCACATCCCCCAAGCTCTTCACCTCTGTTTAGGAATGTCCCAGTCCTCTGTGCCAGAGGTCCAGGATTGGACTTCCTTCTCAGTCGACCCTTCACCTGTCCAGCCCCTCCAGAGTTCCGatactggggtgggggagggggctcgacctgccaccccaccccccattccaGCCTGGGGCTCAGGTCTCCGACAACAGAACCGGAGCCACTCAGCAACGCTGGAACCCATTCGGGGGGGCCTGGGGCCCCTCGTCCCAAGCCAGGAgggctttgggggaggggtgtggcccCTGGCAGACTGGCAGTGTggcccagggggctggggggtgcCAGGGAGGTGGGGGCGAACCTCGAAGCGAGAGGCACGAGTCTGGTTCTCTTTCCCCCGCTGGGGGGGCCTCGGAGCTGGTGGCGGGCCGGAAGGCTTCGAAGGCAGAGCCtgtggggcgggggtggcagCAGGGCTGCGTCAGGTGGCAGGGGCACCATGGCCACCATCCAGTCCGAGACCGACTGCTATGACATCATCGAGGTGCTGGGCAAGGGCACCTTCGGGGAGGTGGCCAAGGGCTGGCGGCGAAGCACAGGCGAGATGGTGGCCATCAAGATCCTCAAGAATGACGCCTACCGCAACCGCATCATCAAGAACGAGCTGAAGCTTCTGCGTTGCATGAGGGGTCTGGACCCCGAGGAAGCCCACGTCATCCGCTTCCTCGAGTTCTTCCACGACGCCCTCAAGTTCTACCTGGTCTTCGAGCTGCTGGAGCAAAACCTTTTcgaattccagaaggagaacaACTTCGCGCCCCTCCCTGCCCGCCACATCCGCACGGTCACCCTGCAGGTGCTTAGAGCCCTGGCCCGGCTCAAGGAGCTGGCGATCATCCATGCTGATCTCAAGCCCGAAAACATCATGCTGGTGGACCAGACGCGCTGCCCCTTCAGGGTCAAG gtgATTGACTTCGGCTCAGCCAGCATTTTCAGCGAGGTGCGCTACGTCAAGGAGCCATACATTCAGTCGCGCTTCTACCGGGCCCCTGAGATTCTGCTGGGGCTACCCTTCTGCGAGAAGGTGGACGTGTGGTCCCTGGGCTGTGTCATGGCCGAGCTGCACCTGGGCTGGCCCCTCTACCCGGGCAACAACGAGTACGACCAGGTGCGCTACATCTGTGAGACCCAAGGTTTGCCCAAGCCCCACCTGCTGCACGCCGCCCGCAAGGCCCACCACTTCTTCAAGCGCAACCCCCACCCCGATGCCAGCAACCCCTGGCAGCTCAAGTCCTCGGCCGACTACCTGGCTGAGACCAAG GTGCGCCCCCTGGAGCGCCGCAAGTACATGCTCAAGTCGCTGGACCAGATTGAGACAGTGAACGGTGGCGGGGCAGCCAGTCGGCTGACCTTCCCGGACCGCGAGGCGCTAGCGGAGCACGCTGACCTCAAGAGCATGGTAGAGCTGATCAAGCGCATGCTGACGTGGGAGTCGCATGAACGCATCAGCCCCAGCGCAGCCCTGCGCCACCCCTTCGTGTCCATGCAGCAACTGCGCAGCGCCCACGAGACTACCCGCTACTACCAGCTCTCGCTGCGCGGCTGCCGCCTCTCGCTGCAGGTGGAGGGCAAGCCGCCCACGCCGGCCGTGGCTGCTGCGGAAGACGGGCCGCCCTACTACCGTCTggccgaggaggaggaggccgTGGGCGTGGGCAGTGTGGTGGGTGGCAGGCCCTTCTTCTGCGAGGAGAAGGCGCCGGGCGTGCAAAGGGCCATTGATCAGCTGGATGACCTGAGTCTGCAGGAGGTGGGGCGAGGGCTGTGGGGTGAGACCCGAGTCGACGTGGTTCCTGACATGCTGGCCCCACTCAAGGCAGCCGCCGCTGGCCGCCGAGTGCCCGACTCGGGCCCCGAGCCCATCCTGGCTTTCTACGGCAGCCGCCTGGCAGGTCGCCACAAGGCCCGCAAGGCACCCGCGGGCTCCAAGTCTGACTCCAACTTCAGCAACCTCATCCGGCTGAGCCAGGCCTCCCCTGAGGATGACGGGCCGTGCCGGGGCAGCAGCTGGGCAGAAGGAGAGCGCCGCGGGGCCTCCGCCGAGCCGCCCACGCTCCCGCAGCGGGATGGGGATGGACCAGACATCAAGGATATGACCATGGATGCTGAC